GGAATAAATCCCCCATTAGATTCGTGTGATCTTCGTCACGTTTGGTAGAATGGGTGGTGGAAACTACGATGAACTTTCGATCCTCAAAAGCAGCAGAGCGGGCCCTTGAATATGGCCTCGATCTTTCGTTGACCGAACACAATCTCACATTGACTCCGGAACAACGACTGGTTCAGCATCAGGAAGCCCTAAATCTCGTAATGGCGTTGACGGAGGCAGGAAAGCGGCTTCATGCAACAGAATCTAAATCAGCTTCTAGTGAATCTTCTTCAAAGCGATCTAGAATTTGTCAAAGAAAGTAACTTGTCATCAAAAATATTAATTCGTCAGCTTGTCGAACCCGACTTTGTACACGGCATTGAATTTATTGCGCGCGTACTTTCGCACCCTCGACTTTAGGTCTTCGGCGACTTTCCCGGCTTCATCCTGCCATTCATCGATACACTTATTGATCCCTATGTTCGCCTGATCGGTGAGATATGCGGACATCCTTTTCTCTTCTTTAGCCGTAAGCTCTCGGTGCGACAAGGCCAGTTCCTTGATATCCTTGTCGAGTTGCTCTGCAGGAATCGTGAGCGCATTCTCGACACACGCCAAAATGCCCCATGGCTGCGAAATCTTCTCAACATTCATGAGATACTGCACAAACTCATACCATTGATCCGAAGAACCTGGCGCGTTGTCATGCCCGAACACTTTGATGGGACAGTTCAACTCCGCATAATACGAAACCGCCGGCATTCGCAAGTCGAACGAGCCTTCCGACTTGCCATTCGCCCCGGACATGTCTACGCAGCGAAATGCTGTCGCGCTGAACGTGTCCTCAGGATCTCTTTTTGGTTTCGGCACGTAAGACATCGAACACACTTTGTGTATGTCGTGAAGAGTGTTCCCCTCTCTCTCGAGCTTTGAAACGATTTCGAATTCGATTTTTCCCTTTTGGGTGTCAACGGTCTTAAGTTTCAGTTTCCCGTTGTCTGTCGAGAACGAATATTTGGTCATTTCGAGAGACTTAAGACCCAATGCTCCACATCCCATCATTCCATCACAGTCAAGCTTACAGGAGGTTTCGGTTGAACAGTCTAATCCGCATTGTCCCAGGCCGGTCATTCTACCGTGGGTAAACCACTCGTAACCTGCAAAGACTTTGATCGGTTCCGCCAGCGCATTCGCCGGAATACCTGAGGCGACCAAGAGGAGTAGGATCAAGTAAGGTCCTGAACGTCTCTCTTTCATGCGTTCTTCACTTAATTACTTCGCTTCCGGCCGTTGCTCGACCGAGGGCGGCGTCAACCTTAACGAAGTGTCCGCTTCCTCCGAATCCTTTGTCATTTCCAACGGGGCTTCGTCCGTCGCCGCCTGAATTCCCAGATTTCGGTAATACGGCACGCCGGTCCCGGCCGGGATCAGCCGGCCCATGATGACGTTTTCTTTGAGTCCCCGAAGATAGTCGGTCTTTCCATTGATCGCCGCTTCCGTAAAAACCTTCGTAGTCTCTTGGAATGACGCAGCAGAGATGAACGATTCCGTCGAGAGCGACGCTTTGGTAATTCCAAGGAGCAATGGCTCGGCTGTCGCCGGTTTTCCGCCCTTCTTCTTCACCTTTTCGTTCACTTCCTGGAAATGGGCTTTTTCGACCTGCTCGCCGTCCAGGAACGTGGTATCGCCCGCATCGCTCACCTTCACTTTCCGGAGCATCTGCCGAACGATCGCTTCGATGTGCTTGTCGTTGATTTTCACGCCCTGAAGTCGATAGACTTCCTGGACTTCGTCGACGAGGTATTTCGCCAGCTCCTTTTCTCCCAACACGCGCAAAATGTCGTGGGGATTGGCCGAGCCGTCCATCAACGCCTCGCCGGCCCGGATCCGGTCGCCTTCCAGAACGGACACGTGCTTCCCTTTTGGAATCAGGTACTCGCGCGGATCTCCGACATCGGGCGTAACGACCACTTTCCGTTTTCCTTTGGTGTCTTTTCCGAAGGAAACGACTCCATCGACTTCGGCGATG
The Bdellovibrionota bacterium DNA segment above includes these coding regions:
- a CDS encoding DNA-directed RNA polymerase subunit beta', whose amino-acid sequence is IAEVDGVVSFGKDTKGKRKVVVTPDVGDPREYLIPKGKHVSVLEGDRIRAGEALMDGSANPHDILRVLGEKELAKYLVDEVQEVYRLQGVKINDKHIEAIVRQMLRKVKVSDAGDTTFLDGEQVEKAHFQEVNEKVKKKGGKPATAEPLLLGITKASLSTESFISAASFQETTKVFTEAAINGKTDYLRGLKENVIMGRLIPAGTGVPYYRNLGIQAATDEAPLEMTKDSEEADTSLRLTPPSVEQRPEAK